TTCAAGTTAGTATAAATGTAAAATTCCTTTAATAGTGGAAATAAAGAAGTCACTAATGTATTTTACGTTTTGCCCATAATCAAAATAAGCAAACATAAAGAATCAGGTAGTAAAGCACCCCAAAGATATGTAGCTTTTGTAACTATGCCAGTATAGATAGCTTTAAAGAAAGCATACTAACCTCTGCTATACTCTCAGCAGTGCCAATTGAATCCATTTAGATTCATAGACTTTCTTTCATCAGCTTTTCTTAAGTAGGATACAGGACGTATTTGTGGACGGATGAAACTCAGTTGATTAGAGttcgtgttgataacgtgttatgaaataaaaagcAATATAGCTAGAACTATGTAATTAAGATTAATAATAGAGGAGAATGATAATATTAGAAAGGAATGTTTCTTTCTTCGCTTCAAAGTGTCTTCTTTAGGTTCATGAATGAACCTATTTATAGATACTATTGCACTGTTACATAACTTCCTAAATCTAGTTATGAGTCTCAAAATCAACATAAATCTAGACGTGAAAACAAATCTAGATATGGCAAGATTTCCAAATCTCAAGTTGGACATCCACCTTCTGTGCAAGTGGATTTATACAGCATTTACACTGTCTCCGACTTATAATATAATATGTAATATATGGATCATTGACTTCCTTTGTGTTACATTTTTACTAAATACACATTGATTATGAGGACTCTAGATCTTGGgctgaagaaagaaaaaaaaaatggcttgcaTAAGTATGATAATTTCGGGTTGCTATTCGATTTCATCCTCATTTAAGTAAGTTTTGCAAAAGTAAATTGGTGGGACATAACTTGCTTGCCCAAAATTATGCCGGGCGAGCATAACTTTGAACAAGTTATGCCTCGTTTTGACATAACTTCCTTTGATCTTATATCTACAAACCTTTTTAAAATGTGAggaaactgaaaaataattaacTTATATACTAGTAATTAAAAGGGCTACCTGGTGCAAAATCTTGCTTTCTTTTCACATTCCTTTGTACGGTTAACTTTagttttaagaaataaaataatatttacttATATACGGGTCTAAATATTGACCAGATGAAGAAATGGCCAAAGAATTAGACACACAAATGGATCCGTTTCAGCTTATTACAAGGTTGAAAGTATGATTCTTTTCCCCACCTTAGCTTCGTAGATGAAAGAGTTTGAATGGACGAGCAACTTTGTTTAGTTTTTAACATACCGACCACATCATTTACTCAGCAGATTTAGAGAATAAAAGGCCATTATTTTGATTCATATGTCAGATAGGaacaatacaaacttatttgTGACATCAACGCTTGACCCTAATTGAGACAAAGCTATGCCAAGATCAGTAGGAATAAGACAGACAACTCTCCCATCCCTCccctcttttcttttttattttccccCCTTTATTAGGATAATCAGAAAGTCTAAGATAAGGTAACACAAATTGCACTTGATAACTGATATTCTCACTCCATATTATTAGGCTTGAGTAGTCTCTTGAGCCTTGTTCTGCACAGATTGTCCACCCTCTTTAGCTCTTTCCTTCATACCCCAAGCTTTGCTCGCAATCTTCATCCTAGCAAAGTCAAGTTGGTCTGCCCCAAACAGGTTTTTCCCACCGACGTTTCTATACGTCCAGAACATCGCAGCTAATGCCCCTATGCCTGACCCGCCAGAGAACAAGAAACCGGCGCTGATCAGGACATGAATTATCACAGCCGGGACAAGAATTGGGCTGGCCATGATAAGTAATGGGGTGACAAGGATCAGAAATATAACTGTCCCTGCAAAGGTCAGACTGGACAAACCTAACAAAGCAGCACCAAGTGTTCCTGCTGCCATGAACCTCAAGGATTCATAACTTGGAGTTGATCTATGCAGTTCTTTCTGCTGATCAGACATGACTAAAATTTCTAAAAGGAGTTGCTATAATATCTttaaagagaattgagaatgaatgCAAAGGATTAGGAGAGATTTGCATTATATAGTATTTTTGTGATAAAGTGGGACCCATAAGACACATGGAAGTACAGTTGGCATCATCTTCTTGGGTGGTGTGAGACATGAGACATGAGGGGGTGTAGA
The DNA window shown above is from Nicotiana tomentosiformis chromosome 8, ASM39032v3, whole genome shotgun sequence and carries:
- the LOC104097883 gene encoding oleosin Ara h 15.0101, with translation MSDQQKELHRSTPSYESLRFMAAGTLGAALLGLSSLTFAGTVIFLILVTPLLIMASPILVPAVIIHVLISAGFLFSGGSGIGALAAMFWTYRNVGGKNLFGADQLDFARMKIASKAWGMKERAKEGGQSVQNKAQETTQA